Within the Takifugu rubripes chromosome 8, fTakRub1.2, whole genome shotgun sequence genome, the region GAGTGGACAGGACTGTTGAGTTAGTACGACTAATTCAGTAAATGTACGATATTGATAAAGTGATgtgatgaaaaaataaatattcttaAACTGAGTTTTTCTATTTACATCTTCACAATGCTACAGTAACTGACCAAAAGATTTCTCTTTGTTTTATACTTGACATTAACATTTTGTGAACGGCAGGAAGAAAATTAGAGCAAGAACATATTAATACAGTGGTGTATATGAAAAAAGATTATGGAAAAATCCAAGGAAATGTCCAGGTTTCTCAAAGTTACTGAATCTTGGTGAGGATTTCTCCAAGGCAACAGAGTCCTTCATGACGGGTTCTTTTCTATTTTGAGAGTTTAAACTAGCTACTACTGCGATGAAGATGCCAGAGGATAATGCCTGCTTTTACAGATGAGCGACTCACACTGGGTTTGTTCTGGCCAACCTCTCAGATCAGAGAACTTTCCAGTCGACAAGGTGAAAATATCTGGCCAGAGAAACATCAGTGGGCGCCAGCACATAGCAAACGTGCCTTGCTTGGAGCGGTATGTCAAGTATTTGTGAGACTGGCATGCAAAACAGTCTACCGTAATAGAGTTTAAAAGAGTGTGGATGAGGTCTGGTTATTGGTAAGTTGGCCCACAAAACAACGGCAGAAACGTTCCTGAGGAAGAAAGATTGAGGTCAAGAAGCAGAACTTCAGAGAAAGCAGTTCTGCCTGCGCACAGGctaagaagaaaagagaaccGATGGCCACGTCTCCTTTAATAAACTGGCCTCGGCTGTTTCATGCTGTAGTGGGCCTCTGATGCCGACACATACGCTGACTCGGGGAAAAAATCTTCATGGAACTCGGCCATAAACCTGAGAGAAGACGAGAGCGGGAAGGGGGACGGGGAGTCCGAGAGAGAAAAGCtggtgagattttttttttccccatatcAATATCGCCAAGCACTCATTTCTTTTCACATTATCTGTCCATGATAAACCGTTTGTCTCATTCCAAACAGCAATGACtcaaagaaaccaaaacaccaacaacagaaaaacatctCAGATGGTCTTCACCCAGTTCACATTAGGTTCCAGTTTTCCTGGATGTCTCAGTATCACTCTGCATAAATCCCAGACCCATGACCTCTCTACAGAGCGTATACCACAAAGACAAAGCCCCCTCATCCGCCTCTATACCACCACCGGAGAACCAATCGCTGCCACAGAGAACATGAGAACATGAGAATGCCTGACCTACAGTcaaagagggaaagagagagcaaAATCCACCCCCACCCATCCCCCCATCTAATCAGTAGCGGGGAAAACTAATCTGGAATCTTCTTAGTATCCGCTACTCGGCCAAATCCTCTAAATCTTGCCATCTCATCTTAGCTCCACCGGCCTTCCTAATCTCAGTGCAAACAAATTATCCTCATCAGAGGAGAATGTAAGAGCACCTTGCAACTTCTGGCAAACAGCACCTCCAAATGAGAAAAATGGAACATACAGGAGACTAAAACTGATCAAGATTCGGAACATTTTGGCATATTTAATGTAGTTCAATGCATATGAACAACTGTTAAAGTAATTAAAGTTTATGACCATTTTTCAGGgcatatttattaaaaatgctTTGGGTAATTTTGATGTAACAAATTAATAGTAGTGCTAATCTTTTATGACCTGTAATAAGGCAAGCCGCTTTAGCCATACATACTGTAAACCATCATAACGTGTGTGTACGCATGTGCAGGCACGCGCATGCTTAAGCATAATCATTCTTGTGGAGAAAGGGAGAGTGAGAGATCAGCTGTAGCCAAATCCCAGAATGCAATGCATTTCAGACTCTGtggcaaatcttttttttccccccgcacAGGACAATCTGCTGTGAAGTGGGTTGCACAGCAAAAGCCACGGACGGTTTCCCGTAAGAGAGTCCAGTCCGAATCCCCATGTAAAGGACATATGGTCAAGAACCTAACTGATGAAACCACAAGAGccgacacaaacacaaattgcTGTGCTACCACATTTTACAGATGTTCTCCAGTGACTGAGCTGAATTTTTATTAATTTCTGCTTGTGTTTCCAGAGTGAGAGCATGTTCCACCTGCCACTAAAAGGCTTGTGTCTCTGCCATCTTCAGGCGCTGCTTCATAGCGCTGCTTAGTGGCAGTGAGGGGTACTGCGTGCCTTTGATTAGAAAATGAGGACCTAAATCCTCTCAGGTTTGGGACCGGCTGAACTGAAGATCGCGAGGGAGGATTTAAAGATTAGACTCCCGCGCTTGTGTAATGCCCActcatctccctccctccaacaCATACTCTCACTGTATCTTTTCATTCTCcatgttttcatgtttcttttcttctttgtttagGCATCTTGAGATGCTTCTGCTTTAATTGGATTCTGTTCCATTGTTGAAACAACATCTTTTAATCTTTGAGTCTTTGATTCTTAAACTATGCACGAACTGTCAAGCACTTCAAATCATTGATGTGTGCATAAGACACATTAACAGACTGTTTTCAACTTCTAAGACCTCTAATTTAGTAGTTATTACCAagtctattttttttatctaaTAAACTGTATGTTATTACCAAGATGCATTTGATTGCTTTGTGCTTTTGTCTTGTTCACACAATGAATAGGCAGAAAGCTACTTAGCTAACTAGTAGTTTAATCATTTGAGGAGAAATGTGAGAGCAAACCTAATAAGAGCAAATAAACAGTCTTTTGTGCCAATTGTCATTTACCTGAGAAACAATTCTAAATGCTTGACAAGGGCTCGGAGATTCCTCTCAGGAATTTGCATCTTCCCCAGGATCTCCGGAAGCTTGACTGAAATAAAAGCACTACCGTAAGCAAGAGTTGAAATAGCTTCAACAAAAGGAGACAGCAAAATACATCGAGATACCAACCAAAAAGCCGCAATAGGTGCTGAGCTCCATACAGGTAGGAGGGTGGAGGAAGCTGGTCTTTTAGAGGGTAGTTGTCAGGCATTAGCTTCCAACTCAGTACCTAAAAAGTGTAGGAAAATTTCCACTTTGATTAGTTACAGCCTTTGACCAGTCTGAAAACCCCcccaaatttttttttaatcttacaTTTTTTATCTTACAATACCTGACCTACCATTTATTTTGCATAGATGGTCTGTAGAGTAAGCAGTAAATGTCTGCAATAGGGTTACCACTTCAATTTGTGTATGAATCTTTTCCCCAAGGGTCCTAAGTGCAATCACTGATTCATCACCTCGTTTAACTCATTGTTTCTCCGACTCTCCAGGCCATAGAAAGGTCCACATCGCTCTTTGCTTGGTGTTAAGGGCAACGGGGAGGATGAGCCGCTATGTACAGGTGTCTCTGGTTAAAGAACCCCaacagcagagaagagcagatTTATACAAGGTGTAAACAGTTTTTCTTAATTTGGGACAGAAGAGAAATTAGGCATTTTATCCCCTTCTGCTGGACAGAGATGTGTACTACAGCAACAAAAGGGAGGGGGTGAAATATTTCTGCGATAACGTtcaattcattcattcactcaagAGGTTCTCTCGTCAAAGCATCTAGTGGTACTTACTTTTTTCAAGGTTGAGGAAAAACTTTGGTTGTGTTGAGGCATCAACAACGCGCCGTTTGAGTTGAGGGGACGCTGTTGTGCTGCCTCCACCTAATGACAAATATTGAACATAACGGTTAGACGTCACCATATATAAGAAATCACACAAATGGATACAAACATGTTTTgattcagaactgaagaagccttctggatagaaggcgaaacgaagaaacccagtccagttgacagagaaaactaccttggatgttTTGATTATTTCTAGTGGGTTGAAAATAGATTACCTCCACTGCTTCCTTCAGCTGGTCGATCACCCCCAGATGTGTTTCTGGTGGAGCGTCTCAATGATTGAGATTGGTAAGAAATACAGTCCATGTCAGGGTGGCGCCGACGCTTAGGGGTAGGTGTTGGGGCAGTGGGTGTGGTGGCTGAGATGTCACTAAGGGCTGGTTGGCTGTCTGTGGattggggggtgggtgggttgtGTCCCAGGGGGCTGGGAGTGCGCTCCCGTTGGACACTGCAAATCACCAATTAACAGACAAAGCACAGGAGAAGAATATGAGAGCAGTGGCCAAACAGCATGTAAAAGGGATAAAAACAGGTAAGACGTACTTGCTAGAGCTGGGCGAGCCATCATTGATGGTCAAGAAaagcctggaggagctgactTTTTTGAACTGAGCTTGCTCGCAAGGATAGAGCAGGATCATGGGTAACGTGAAATCAAACGTGATCCTCAGGCCATCTACCATCTCCTTGCACAAGTCCTCACTTGAAAAAAAGGACGTAATGTTTATTCAACATAGTGTATCAGTAAACCTAATGCAATACTGAATATCAGTGTTTAAATGATGTTGGCAAATAATATTCACTATGCTGCTATAACCACAACTTTCCATCTTTGATGGACGATCTACAATGGAAAAATAGATCTCTTCACTTCTCAAGCTTTTCCACTACTCTGTGTGTGAAGACACACCTCTTCTCTGGAGGGATTGGTTGtgggctgctgctctgtgtggtGTTCTGCTGACGCCGGTACCTCTCATTGGCCATGAACGCCTTGTTGATGGCAAAGTGCTTGACATAGGACTCTAGGATGTGCACCACATTGGTCTGACATGGAACCATCACCAGCTGGGTGGGGAAAAAATTGTGATTAGTATAAAGATTCATATCTTTAATGAATCAGACAATTGAACACACATAATTAACTAAAAACATAGCTCAACACTAGAAAGGACTAGTTTTTTGTCCAAAAGAACATCTGGGAAACCATGGAATGACCTGAAGGTTTCCAGGCAGACACATACATACAAATGTCGTGTTAGCATGTTTGGTTTGTACCTTCTTCCTTTTGTTGATATAGAAGCAGTCGTCCTCGAGTTTCTTCTTGAGGATATCTGGGATGTTAATGTCAACATGGACAACCTTGTCCTCACTTTCCCTCTTTACGTTTGCGTCTGGCTCAACCCTCTGAAATAAGCATCATTTAAGGCTTTAGGTGAAACTCTACAGGATGTAGACAAACTAAGGCATGTCAAGTTAGTCCATTTGTAAGATATAACTGTCTAAATCCTTACAACCATAATAAAATGACAACTATACATGTATTTAAGTAAAATTTAAACTATCATGATCGGCCTCACCATCTTGTTGATGTCCTCAGAAAAGGCGCTATCCCCACTGTTGGAAGATTCAGGGTCAGACTCGTCGCCGCCGCTGCTTTCTGAGGACGAAATCAAACCTTTGCCCAGAGAAAaaaaggatgaggagggggTTAGTTTTACTGCAGTAACAAACTGAGCAAAATTCAACAGAGACATTTCTTACAAGCGTCATCGCTGTCGTCCTCTTTGGGGACAGTCTTCAGAGAAGGTTTAGTTCCAGACTGACGACGACGTCTTGCCCATGCCTTTCTCTTCCTGtcgtaaacaaagaaaacacaaaccatCCAATTTTGACCGTATCCAacataacaataaataaaacaaaattccAACTGTGTATATGCAGGGGAACAATAACCAGCCCCGAGGCTAAATATGAACTGAGGTGAATAGAGAATACACTCAATGAAGATTTCCATTTATGAGCGAGCGAATGGATGAACGTAAGATGAACTTACATGCGACCTAGAGCTTTGCGAGCCAGTTTATGTTGCAATTTACGGTTTTCCTCAGTGTCCCTTAGGACATGATCTTCTGCAGCCCAACGATCCCAGCtacccaaaaacacacaaatttaCAAATAACAAGACTCAAATCAACACAAAACTGCAAGACTTCATAGTTATGTCTTATAGTTTTTACAGGCTAATCAATAGTGGATGGATACGACTACAGTGAAAACCACAATGAGCATGATAGGGCtaagaagggaggaggaaaaagcaaCTCATAATACCTCCTGTTCCAACCATTGAAGTGAATCAGGTACTTTGGAGCTCGTCTTCCATGTTCATCTGTACCTATTAAGACATCAATGACCTGTAACATGAACACAAAATGTTGGTGAAGCCGATATGGCTGCAGAACCGTAGGTCACTATTTACATCTTAGTTAAATAGGTCCAGAAGCATTTGGACAATGACACAGTTTTTACTTCACCACCACAGACCCCTCGATGAAATCTCTCCAATACACTGTACTTTCTGGCCCACCCGCATCAACGAATACATATGGGTTTGTAGTAGCGTCTCACATTTTACTGCAGGCCAGTCCATTTGTCTGTGGACCTACAGGCAAGTCAGCAACAATGACTTTTCTACGTTCCTGCATGTGCACGCAACCACAGTGGTACCAAGGAAAACCGTTGAGATGTGCCACCGAGTTATTTTTTGCAGAGTACCTCCCCAACAGTGACTCAAAAGTAATTGGACAACCTATTATTTGTACATACagtatcatttttaaaaatatatttactaatatttaaaaaacagttcTGGTGTGCATGGACATCACCAAATCCAGTTTCCTCCCAGGAGACATTTGGCCAGTTCTCCATCGCAGACAGTTCGGCTCTGGCTTGCTTGTAGAGCTTTCAGAGGTAGTTCATCTTTCAGAAGAGGTGACTGATGAGGCCGCTGAAGAAGATCCCATTTCTCTTTCAAACAGTCCAGCATTGCTTTTGCAGAATTGTATCAGTTCATATCCACGTTCTTGAACCAGGTGTTTGGATATTGTGTCTATATTCTCTGCCGTTACATTTATCATGGTATCTTGTAATAGATGAAACCCAAGAATAACACCTGAAGAGCtaatgccttttctttcttggGACACGGCTGAGATTAGTGCCAGTCTGCCCTTCAAAGCTGGATTGGTGAAAAAGGAATTTGATTAGAATTGTGTCATTGTCCAAATATTCTGGACCCAACTTTACATTCATCAAGGCATTTCTTGATTGTAGACTTTGACATTGGTGCGCCTACCTCCTCAAGAGTCTTCCTGAATTGTCTCGATTTCGTGAGGCCGTTTTTCTTCACCAAGGAAAGGATCTTGCCATCATCCACTTTAGGTGTTTTCCGTGGTCTTCCGGGCCTTTTGACGTTGCCAAGTTCACCGGtgcattctttctttttaagaaTGTACCAAATTGTGGACTTGGCCACTCCTAAAGTTTTAGCAATTTCTCTGAgagatttattttcctttttcagtgCAATGATGGCCTCCTTCACTGGCATTGATATCTCTTTGGACTTCATGTCGATAATTCCAGTCGCACAGCTCCAAAAATGCCAATTTAATGCTACAAAGGCACTCCAGATTCTGAAACTATTTCATTAGTCCGGGGGGAAGGAGTGGATCACACTTGGCCTTGGATCAGCAGGTCACCGGTCCGAATCACTTTTGAAAGCCTGAAAATTGAGGTACTCTGCATAAAATGCCTGCACGTTCAGAACAGCGCCATATTTGAAGAACGTCTTAAAATAATGCTGACATTCTGCACCTTAGATTAAGacatttagaaaaacaaaactgcgGAGGTATCGTGGCAATAATATAAAAACCGTATCATTGTCCAAATACTTCTGGCCCTTGACAACATACAGAATTAGCCTACATGCACATGAATCTTTACCGCTGCTTTAAACGCATATTCCCACAGGCCAATGCTCTAGTATACTACATTATTATATGTGATAATATACAACTCTTTTGACAAAACTGtaacccacaaatgtttcattaaTTCGTCAGTGTTTGATTAATTATTCGGGTAGCATAGCTAGCCAACTAGCTTGGTAGCTGCTAACAAACAAGAGTGCACGTTTacctcaaaaaagaaaaggaaagagaaactCTACTTGGCTCTTCTGCGAAATTGGTACAGTCTTCTTCACGCCCACGAAATTGCAGTGAATTAGCCAATTATTATATGAGCAGTAACACCAAAAGATGCGTAAGAAACGTGAATCCTGGAGGAGTCGCGGTGATAAAACTGTTGGTGCGTTTGTTTTAGTTTCACGTAAGGGTTGTTTTGTGTGATAGCGACCCAAGTAACGGCCAAATTAGCATCTCGCCAAGCATACATTCGAAGCTTATTCAGAGGGATATATTGTCTACAGTGgcaatgcttttactgaaaAACATAACTGTCGGTATCATTAGAAACAAATGCCCCCAAACTACAAAATAACACTGATGTTTTTGTCCGACGTTGCACGAGCATAATCCGAGGATGTAAAAATCAAACGTACCCGGAAACCACCCAAACGACCGATTTTGTGCTACATTTTTATCTGTTAATATCACATTTTAGGGAGACTGTAAACTAAGCGGCATTTGCGGACGATTCAgagaccccccaccccacacataATAGAAAACCTCGATAACCAGTGTAAAACAGTCCAATTGACATAACAAAAACCTAGATTAGTAGTTGTCCAGAACATTACCTTAGCGTCATACAAGACTTTAGCCTTGGTGGGGTCTGGTTCAAAGCACAGGACTCGTTCTCCTTTGTGAAATTGATATTTAATTCCCCGCGAATTCATTTGTTCATGGCGACGTGTGGGTGAAAGGGGAACTAAGCGGAGTCGGACCCTGGAACGCTTTAACCATTTCCTCTCCAAACGCTTCCTTGGTGTGCGGCTCTTCCGCTCCACGGCTGCAGAAATGGCGCTCTCTTAAATCTCCGAAAGTGTTGCGCCACAAATGCTGCATCCACTGACCCTCGTAATTCCTTTCAGTGCCACTCCACGGTAAGCAAACAATATTTATAAAGTTTATTTCTTCGCCATCACTTAAAGTTTTAAGAGTTGTTGAATCAAAATCTTCTGTTATCTTCTGCGACTATACTTTAACCTACTTAATATATATCAGAAGTAGCTGAATTACCAACATTTAAACTGGTCTTTGATTGACACTTCAAGTGTGTAACTCACAAACTGTACACTAGGGGTCAGTATACGCATTTTAAAAATCTGGATTCAACCCGAGATGAATTTGTCCTGTCAAATTATtatatagtatataatcttgatggaactgaaacgcacggataatctgcacaacagagtcattgaaatcttcttgaggaaagaaaggaggttggattttgtgtacaaataatcaggatttttggtgagtaaaatcaaaaatcctgattattatactaaaatgttgctatatcCCTAAATAAtttagcgtgttggggagggtcagtgtggggatttcccagcatgctttgtggcagtgtgtctgtgggttcaggttggtgttaacccggtttttgttcgttgtaaatgttatcttttgcaagtttcaatgttagtgttctatttatttagttctggttgttgatgtttttaattactgttttaattactgtttgcacttgcacaccataagacaggttatgtgtgtgattgaagacctcccttcgttcaTTAGTCTCCACTTTCGTGTTTAATAAAGTGACCCTTTTCTGCAGTTGAACTTCTGCCTAAGCTGGCAGGAGTCTGTGTCCGAGTTCTTCCGCAACCTAAAACCCGAGCTTGCCACAATGATATTGCAGTTTTGTCAGgtgtttttgatgcttttttttatgtgtgtcgcaGCTGTACCCGCAGTGGaagttttatagccataaaatGGTTATTGAGGCTTGGATTGATTCAGACGGAGCACGACTGAAGGCCcaggtgtgaaatgcacggccGCCACTGTTATATACACACATCGGCCTGCAGTTATTAACGATAATTTACTGACACCCTTTTTATGTAAACCATCTTAAGTACTATTGCTTTCATTGACTTATGACAAAGTTGAACTGAAGTATGATTCATTTTTAGCACAATTCTAATAGGGCACTCACTCAAACGCATCTGTGTCCGTTTGTAGATCCGttccgttttctcccgcttatctggatccgggtcgcgggggcagcagctccaggagggatgcccagacagccatctccccggccacttccatcagctcctccagggggacccccagccgctcccaagccaggtgagagatgtaatctctccacctagtcctgggccggccacgaggccgcctcccggtgggacatgtccggaacacctctgaagggaggcgtccggaaggcatcctagccagatgcccgagccaccccaactgactcctctcgatgtggagaagcagtggTTCTAccccgagctcctcccggatgtccaagcttctcaccctatctctaaggttgagcccggccaccctgtggaggaaactcatttcagccgcttgtatccgcgatctcgttctttcggtcatcacccaacattgatgaccataggtgaggattgggacgtagatcgaccggtaaatcgagagccttgccttctggctcagctccttcttcaccacgacggatcgaTTGAGCTcctgcatcactgctgatgcCGCTGCGAtccacctgtcgatctcccgttccatcctaccctcactcgtgaacaagatcccgagatacttaaactc harbors:
- the LOC101061861 gene encoding male-specific lethal 3 homolog isoform X3 — protein: MNSRGIKYQFHKGERVLCFEPDPTKAKVLYDAKVIDVLIGTDEHGRRAPKYLIHFNGWNRSWDRWAAEDHVLRDTEENRKLQHKLARKALGRMKRKAWARRRRQSGTKPSLKTVPKEDDSDDACLISSSESSGGDESDPESSNSGDSAFSEDINKMRVEPDANVKRESEDKVVHVDINIPDILKKKLEDDCFYINKRKKLVMVPCQTNVVHILESYVKHFAINKAFMANERYRRQQNTTQSSSPQPIPPEKSEDLCKEMVDGLRITFDFTLPMILLYPCEQAQFKKVSSSRLFLTINDGSPSSSNVQRERTPSPLGHNPPTPQSTDSQPALSDISATTPTAPTPTPKRRRHPDMDCISYQSQSLRRSTRNTSGGDRPAEGSSGGGGSTTASPQLKRRVVDASTQPKFFLNLEKKTPVHSGSSSPLPLTPSKERCGPFYGLESRRNNELNEVLSWKLMPDNYPLKDQLPPPSYLYGAQHLLRLFVKLPEILGKMQIPERNLRALVKHLELFLRFMAEFHEDFFPESAYVSASEAHYSMKQPRPVY
- the LOC101061861 gene encoding male-specific lethal 3 homolog isoform X2, which codes for MKSKEISMPVKEAIIALKKENKSLREIAKTLGVAKSTIWYILKKKECTGELGNVKRPGRPRKTPKVDDGKILSLVKKNGLTKSRQFRKTLEEVIDVLIGTDEHGRRAPKYLIHFNGWNRSWDRWAAEDHVLRDTEENRKLQHKLARKALGRMKRKAWARRRRQSGTKPSLKTVPKEDDSDDACLISSSESSGGDESDPESSNSGDSAFSEDINKMRVEPDANVKRESEDKVVHVDINIPDILKKKLEDDCFYINKRKKLVMVPCQTNVVHILESYVKHFAINKAFMANESEDLCKEMVDGLRITFDFTLPMILLYPCEQAQFKKVSSSRLFLTINDGSPSSSNVQRERTPSPLGHNPPTPQSTDSQPALSDISATTPTAPTPTPKRRRHPDMDCISYQSQSLRRSTRNTSGGDRPAEGSSGGGGSTTASPQLKRRVVDASTQPKFFLNLEKKTPVHSGSSSPLPLTPSKERCGPFYGLESRRNNELNEVLSWKLMPDNYPLKDQLPPPSYLYGAQHLLRLFVKLPEILGKMQIPERNLRALVKHLELFLRFMAEFHEDFFPESAYVSASEAHYSMKQPRPVY
- the LOC101061861 gene encoding male-specific lethal 3 homolog isoform X1 is translated as MKSKEISMPVKEAIIALKKENKSLREIAKTLGVAKSTIWYILKKKECTGELGNVKRPGRPRKTPKVDDGKILSLVKKNGLTKSRQFRKTLEEVIDVLIGTDEHGRRAPKYLIHFNGWNRSWDRWAAEDHVLRDTEENRKLQHKLARKALGRMKRKAWARRRRQSGTKPSLKTVPKEDDSDDACLISSSESSGGDESDPESSNSGDSAFSEDINKMRVEPDANVKRESEDKVVHVDINIPDILKKKLEDDCFYINKRKKLVMVPCQTNVVHILESYVKHFAINKAFMANERYRRQQNTTQSSSPQPIPPEKSEDLCKEMVDGLRITFDFTLPMILLYPCEQAQFKKVSSSRLFLTINDGSPSSSNVQRERTPSPLGHNPPTPQSTDSQPALSDISATTPTAPTPTPKRRRHPDMDCISYQSQSLRRSTRNTSGGDRPAEGSSGGGGSTTASPQLKRRVVDASTQPKFFLNLEKKTPVHSGSSSPLPLTPSKERCGPFYGLESRRNNELNEVLSWKLMPDNYPLKDQLPPPSYLYGAQHLLRLFVKLPEILGKMQIPERNLRALVKHLELFLRFMAEFHEDFFPESAYVSASEAHYSMKQPRPVY